Part of the Verrucomicrobiales bacterium genome, CCTTGGAGGATATAAGCGTAGGCCAGATGTTCCTGGCTTCGCAGCGGCACTCCGACGCGAGTGTCGTTGAAGTGACCAAACTGCCCGATAAGATCCACGGTGTAGTCCCAGCTGCCAAACTGCCCTGGAGATGACTTGAGGCGCGCGCCTAACGTGTAGATATCCCGAGCGCTCGGCTGGGGAGCTTGCGGGGCGAGCTCGGCAAGAGCTGCTTTAGCGCTCGCGTTTCTCGCGAGAAAGTAGAAATCCAAGGAATGCTTCTGGATCAAAGGCGAGGTGGCACAGAATCCAGAGAAGTAATCGTAGTCATTGCTGACGTTGAACCGGGAATCTTCCGGGATCACCACCCGACTCGTAAAAAAGTCCGCGCCAAACCAGGCGTTCTGCCATCGCACTTTGGCGGCGTCGAACACTCGCCCGATGTTGTTCCAGGCAAAGGCTCCGACCACACGCTCCTCGCCATAGGACAATTCCTGCCTTCCGACCTTGAGCGAAAGCGGAAACTCCTTGTGATTGCCCAGGGTGACGTAGGCCTGGTGCAGATCGATACTGTCCGCCTCGGGGCCGCGTCCCTTATAGAGCACGGGAGAAGTCGATGCGAATCGGTCATCCTCCTGCACGAGGCTGCTGCGCCCTTCCACCAGCGCGCTCCACCATTGAGCGGAGTACCCCAGACGCAACCGGATGCGCTCCATGAGATAGGCGTTGTCCACGTCCGCGTTCTTGTTGCGAAAGTCCAGCGAGCCCGGAGCTCCGGCGATGCCGAAGTTGTCCTTCAACTCATATCGCATCCGGACCGACCCACCGATATCCCAAGCCGCCATGTAGGGGTCATCCTTACGCAACCATTCATTGATAAACCCTTGAAACGGCTTTGGCGGCGGGGGCGGCGCATATTGCGCCTGAAGCGACCCGCTGTGAGCAAAAGCAAGCGCTCCCAGCGCGATCGGTGCGAGATGACGTGTGCGATGGTTGTTCATGAATGGGGACTAGGTTGGGTTGGGATCTCGTCCACCTAGGCCTCTGGTCCGTCGGCCAGGCAGACGATGCGGTCGGATAGCAAAAACGCCTCAGCCACGTCGTGGGTGACCATGAGGGCAGGCTTCTGATCCCGTTTACAGAGTGTCGAAATCAAGCGGATTGACGAACTCGATAGGCACAGCCTTGGGCACCGAGCAAGATTGCTTGGGACGTGCGGTGGGCACGAAGCCCGGATCAACGAAGTCTCCCTTGCTGATGCGAACCCGGAAGATATCCGGCCCTTGCTCCAAATATTCCCAGCGAAACGTGCCGGTGTACTCGCAGGCGAACTGATAATAGAGCGGAACAGGATCGTGATCATTCACGAGGAGAATAGCCGCGCCCGGAGCTAGCTCCTCCCACATACCGAAAATCTTCGGATGCCGTTCGCGCGGCGGCATCGTTCGAACGTCAATCAAGTGTTCAGACACAGTAGCATTCATGGTGTGAATGCTAGCCTTGTTCCAGGCAGCAGGCCTTGACTGGGATCAAGCTTTCGATTTGAAGTTCGCGTGAAGACGGGTGATGCCCGGGTTTCACTCACCGAGGTTGCGACGCAGGAGGGCGGCGAGTTTAGCGGGGTTCAGAACACTGACGCTCCGGCCTTTGACCTCGATCAGGTTCTGTTCGCGGAACTTGGCTAGTGTGCGCGAGAAGGTTTCACTCACGGTGCCGAGTTCGGAGGCAAGGTCGCGTTTGGTCATGGTCAGCTCGATCTTCAAAGGCCTGTCGCTAGCGGGATTCGGGCAGCGCTTAAGCAGCCAGTTGGCGAGGCGGGTCTCGACATCCTTCAACGTGAGATCCTCCAACTGAGCCACGAGTATGCGCAAGTGCGAGCTCATCGAGGCAAGCATGCGCAGGGCGAGTTCCGGCTGCCGACGCAGGAGCGCGAGCATGCCGGCTTTGTCCACGAGCATCACCTGCGATTGCTCCAGCGCGCGGGCGTCGGCGGGGTAGCCCTTGTCCGTGGCAAGGGAGGC contains:
- a CDS encoding alginate export family protein; this encodes MNNHRTRHLAPIALGALAFAHSGSLQAQYAPPPPPKPFQGFINEWLRKDDPYMAAWDIGGSVRMRYELKDNFGIAGAPGSLDFRNKNADVDNAYLMERIRLRLGYSAQWWSALVEGRSSLVQEDDRFASTSPVLYKGRGPEADSIDLHQAYVTLGNHKEFPLSLKVGRQELSYGEERVVGAFAWNNIGRVFDAAKVRWQNAWFGADFFTSRVVIPEDSRFNVSNDYDYFSGFCATSPLIQKHSLDFYFLARNASAKAALAELAPQAPQPSARDIYTLGARLKSSPGQFGSWDYTVDLIGQFGHFNDTRVGVPLRSQEHLAYAYILQGGYTFAESFGTPRIGLEYSHGSGDSDPRDDKHGTFENLFPTNHKFYGYMDFVSLQNIH
- a CDS encoding DUF2249 domain-containing protein, yielding MNATVSEHLIDVRTMPPRERHPKIFGMWEELAPGAAILLVNDHDPVPLYYQFACEYTGTFRWEYLEQGPDIFRVRISKGDFVDPGFVPTARPKQSCSVPKAVPIEFVNPLDFDTL
- a CDS encoding Crp/Fnr family transcriptional regulator, with product MTTSLAEHKQTALANALRSCQLFAGMSSLELNTLAEITVVKSVPKGSYLFHEGDPSRGFYVVQTGAINVHRVTAVGKEQVIRVFRAGESFAEASLATDKGYPADARALEQSQVMLVDKAGMLALLRRQPELALRMLASMSSHLRILVAQLEDLTLKDVETRLANWLLKRCPNPASDRPLKIELTMTKRDLASELGTVSETFSRTLAKFREQNLIEVKGRSVSVLNPAKLAALLRRNLGE